CGGGCCGCGGCGGggcgcggggccggggcgggcagGGCCGGCCTAGCTGTGTGAGTAGAAGCCATAGTAGCCGCCTATGTCCTTGGCGCAGTTCTTCTCGCAGTCCCGCTGGGCCAGCACCTCGCTCTTGAGCGGGGACGAGCTCTCGGACACCGGCGTGTCGGCGGGCGAGATCCGCCTCCGTTTGGCCTGCTCGTAAATCCCCGAGTCGCTCGAGTCGATGGACTTGATAGAGGAGGGCGTCTCGATCCAGCTGGAGTCGGACAGGTCCTTGGGCTTGGCGTCCTCGGCGGCGCCCGGCGGCAGCGGCGAGCGCTCGGCGGCCAGGCCCTCGGCCTCCTCGCCCAGGTAGGGGTTGGCGCCGGCCATGCGCGCGGCGGCCGCGGCGCTGTTGGGCCAGCAGGGCAGCACCGAGCCCGACTTGGCGCCGCAGTACTGCGGTGGGCTGCGCGCGCCCCAGCCCGACGGGTCGGCGTAGTAGCCGAGCGGGCGGCCCGTGCAGCCAGCCGCCTGCAGCGGCAGCGCCTTCACGCCCGCCGCCGCGTACGAGAGCAGCGTGGCCGCGTTGCCCGCGAAGTCCGTGGCCGTGTCGTAGGCCGAGGCGGCGAAGTCCAGCCGGTTGTTGGCCGGAGTCACAAACCAGCGCTGCGGCGACGGCGCGCCCGGGTCCTCGGCCTGCTGCGGCGACAGCAGCCCGTTGGTGTGCGGCACGCTGCGGTCCGTGCCCGGCCCGGGGCCGGCGCCCGCGCCCGGGTGGAAACGGGCCTTGGCGTAGTTGCTCACGAACTGGTCCTGCAGGAAAGAGCCGGCCATGGCGTAGCGGGCCCCGGGCACGATCTGCGAGCGCGGGGAGTCGTTGGGCGAGGGGGTCAGGCGGTCCATGTCGCAGCCGGTGTAGATCCTgcgagggagggagagagagagaaccgaAGGGTGGCGCAAGGTCCTTTCGGGGGCGCTAAAGAGAAGACCACCCCTGGTCGCCCACCCCCACACGCTCCACGTGTAACCTGCCGTCCAGGATAAAGACAGACAAAAGGTCACAGACTTGCATCCTCTCCAAAATAAACCGTGAAATTATAAAGGAACCGATTTGTCCATTCAGGGACCTAAAGCTGATACAGATGAAGAGGAAGGCTTCCCTCCTCTCTTGCGCTCTCTCACGAAGTGCACAGAGGGCCGAGAGAAGAGCACGGGCAGGGGATGCTCACCCACTTCTCCAATATATGTGCACAGATGAGGCAGATCTGCCCAGGGGCTCAGGTGGCATTTGCCCAGTGGGCCTTTCTTCTGCGGTGAGAGTTTCTGAGTGAAATTTCTAAACCGGTTACCCACTCCACCCTTTTAAGACCACTTTCTGCCATCTGACACACACGCGGGGTCCCCCCTGGTACTGAGCATCAGATTGGCCTTGGACAGTCTTCTGAGATCCGAGCGTTACTGCTGGAAGCCTCCATGGTACTTACTgtctattgttttcccctgtgTGTTCCTTTAACCATCCCCCTCAACCATACAAACTAGAATTACTACGTGGAAATAAAGTCatcaatcaataaaattattttacaaaggaaaattATTCTTTGAGCTTATCTCCCCAGCTTTTGACTTGTTACTGgtttaaaaagggggaaaaatgtgGGCAAACTCTTAAAAGTACAATTATCAACCTCCACCAAGAATCTCCCACTGGTAACAGCTCTTCCTTATACAACTTGACTATGTTCCAGGCACCCTTGTCTAGGGCTGTACAGATCATTATTTAACCATCACAATTTTCCAAGTTAGGTACCATTATTATCCTACCTTACAGATGAAGACTGAGTCAAaggaaagttaaataacttgcccaaccACAGGCAGTGATTGTGTTACTGGGAATTACCTTAGATAAGATAATCAAAGGTTCACTCTAGGCCCCACAGGGGCCTATAAGATCCCATTAGAATTGAGAAGGAACCAGAGACTGGATCAAGATTGGTAGACGTTATTTTCTcatacacatcacacacatgCCTCCCTTTTTTAGCTCACACATGAATGTTTTAATCTTTAAGCAACAGACTGTTTTGAAAGAGAGCCTCAGTCTTGTAAGACCTCAATACTTTGGGGAGGAGATTCCCTAGTGAGTGGCCAAGCAAACACCCTGGTCCCCCTGAACTCTTTTCCGTTTCTCCAAAAGTGAGCCAGGCCCAAATAACCAACGTAAGGTGGAAAGAGAGACAGTGTCAAAAACCATTCTACTCTAAGCCATAAATCTCTAAGATAGCCATTTGTATAGCTAAAGAAGCtttttatgataaatatataGTGATTCAAGAATCAAACGGAAGTGGCTTTTCCAACAGAAGTCAACCAGAAGAGGGACAGATGAGGGTTATGCTGTGGCTGCTCGGATACAGTTTGCTGACTGAACAAAATTTCCCTCTTGAAACTTAATTCAAGTCTCAAATAAGAACAAgtagagggaggcaggaagggaacATAACCAGCAAGGTGCAAATATCTTCTCTGTTTACCaccacaatatttttaaaaggaaaagaaaaaaaaaaaaacaacctgcaaAAGATACAGTTTATATGCCCATCCAGGTCCCAACCCACTTGGGATTACCGAATTGATTTGtgcaaaataaaatgctttggaACAGATGTTCACAGCAGAATTAAAAGCTCAAAATCTACAAGACCCCCCCTAGTACAGAGACCAGTATCTCTGGTCTCCTGGGCCACACGCTTTCCACCGTGCTGAGCCCACCTTTTTAGATTGTGAAGAAGGACTAGAGTagccaagtttttctttttttcttttttttcctggggaATCATACTGATGAGGCTTGCTTCCTTTGGATCACTTTTGAGGGATACACTTGACAGTTACAGTGTATAACTGTACAGTTATAGTGTATAATTGTTGATGATTCTCTTCAATTTGTTATAAAAAATATCAGGAGGGAAGTTTGGTATCTACCTGGAGAGAGCCACTTGTCTCCTCCACAAATTTAATCTATTCCTAATCAAAGATAGCTTCAACTCTGTAGTTCTAGCCCCAGCACTTAAtgcaagccatgaaattaaaattaatgtatCCTTTCCTTCTATGGTCAGAGAAAAGTGAAGGGATCCCCACAGTCCAGAGTTAGATCTTGCCATATAACTCTTTGTGAACTCCTCAGCACTGTACCTGGGCTCTGAGCAAGAGAATGCCAGAACAAGCCCAGGAAGGGTTCGGTTTACACCTACTGTGGCCCCCAGAGGACAGCATTTTGATAGACAAGAAATGGAGATAGGTAAGGGAggcctggagaaaaggaaatcagcACATTTAATTAAAACACACCTAGATACAAAtgataaaagaggaaatatttttctttcaaagcacAAATAATACACTGCAACAGCATCTGGGTCCTTCCCAAAGCCTGAAATGACTGCACCATCAGCTGTGCTCGTGAACTTGCCTGTAGTGGGTGCACATTTTTATTCAGTCCATGGTAAACTTGCACAGGAAAAGCTATTACACAAAACTTGGAAATGGGTAAATAAAAGTCACATATGCCAAGGAGACTGTAACAACTGCCAGAGCCACATGCACTTTCAGGCAGAATCGGGCGGTTTCAGACACAGACAATCTGAGCTGAGCATCTGCAGCACCACACACAACTCCCGCACGCGGGAACCGGGGCAGCTTCCCCAGCCAGCCAGCCCTAGGTTCCCCGCCAACAACTTTGTAATTCATATGAAAGCTAAAAATAGGTGGAGGAAACCTTTGACCCAAAACACAGAAGTACCAAGCCAGGTCACCAGAAAGAAGAGGAGCcatcaaaaaagaaagggaaaacccCGAAAACAACTGTCTTCACACTTTCTAGCTTCCAAAAGCCTTGTACAAAACAATCCACCTTTGACCCAGAGCCCAATTCCACAAATTTGAGAAGAAAGGTGCAAAACTACTTACGTATCATAATTATCCCGAAATCCTTTAGCAAAGGGGTTGTGATCTATTTTCAGTTGTGTaatctggaaaagagaaaaaaaaaattaactttatacAGCAGATTGGGTGTTTAAGAATATGTCATCTGCCACTTTTTACAGGGGCTAAAGGCCTACAATTTCATTAAATAGCAAGGTTTCCCTAACTGAAAATTTTGAGGGCATGggtggaaagaggaaaaaagtatGATGAAAGTTATGTTTAAATTAATGGTGACTAAAACTAAAGTATAGCTTTCCATTAGCTCTCCCATGTGTCCTAAACTGGTTCaaaatgctcatttttaaaaatgcttgttaTGTAAATGCACTTACTCAGGCAAAAATTTTTAAGGGGCACTTGAATTCATTCCTAAAAAATGTCACCTATCTTAAATgcttcatcatatttttaagttaGTCGCTTCTGATACACAACTTGAAGAACCCACAAGTTGCATCTTGAAATCAGTTTTGATTGCAAATAAATGCATATCTTTCATTTATgatattttcctgttttaaaagaAACGCCAGCACTTCTAGTAGTCAAATCAACAATAGTAAAATAAGTTTTTGCAAACTTGCAAATGAGTGCTAGGAAGCTCACTCCATAGTCCCGAGTAATTTGATTTATGTtagtttttaaatcatgaatATGCGTTTCTTTCGATCACGCAGAAACTGATGTTTGAAAACTAAATCAAAATTCCCAGAGGCTCTAGAAATCCTGGTCACCTTGAAGGTGGCCCGGGTGACCCGCGTCGGAGACGAATAGGAAGCGTTTTCCCACCGGTTAGGTATACACGGAAGGTGCCCAGCAGGCCCCTGGCCCCACTCCTAAAGGCACAGCAGAGCCAGCTGTGGCGGATGTTAGTGCCCGAGCCGGGGATGGCCTCCGCTACCGCCGCGGGCCGGGGGAAGCCTGCGCCGCCCGCCGCGCGCCCAGCCCCCAGGCCTCCTTACATCGGTGTTCTGGTAGGCAGTGACGGCGATGAACTGAGTCTCGGGAAAAGTGAACGTCTGCACGCGGCCGGGCTGGCTGGTGTCCTCCGTGCCGTCCTCGTTCACTTCCACTACATGCAGGCGGGGCTGGTACTTGTGCAAGGACTGCAAAACCACCATCTGTCCGGCGGAAAGAAAGGGAAGCGCCCGGCGGCACGTTAACGCGGTCTGCCTGCAAGGGGCTGTGAGCCGCGGGCCGCGTGGAATCTGCGAGGAGCCCGCCGCCCCGGGAAACTGATCGCGGGCCTCGCCCGGCTGGTGACTGGCTGGCCGAAGCAGACCGGCCCTCGTTCCACCCGAGCATGCAACGCCCGAGCACCAGAGGAAAACCAAACCCGACCGCCCAGCCCTCAGGGCCCTTCTCCCAGTTCTCCTTTAAGGAGCAACAAAGATTTTCACAACCTGCAGATCCTGCGCACTCCCTTCTCAAATCAACCAAATATTTGTACTTGTGAAGGTTGGGAACTCAGGAATTGGGCCAGGGAGGGGGGGAGAGGGGGACAAGAACAACTTTGTAGATTGTTTAATATAATTTGGGAGGAcggaaatagaatttttaaaaatctctttaatgAAGCAAAGAAACGTGTCGTTCCTCATGTTAAAGTGATGAATTTGATCTTAGGCAGGAACGAGCGTGTATAAGTGAGTGtgcgtgagagagagagagaagtgagcGCTTGAGCCACTGACCTGCCCATTGTTGTTTGACGCTCCTTTGTTGTTTGTAAGTTTTAATTTTCCAAAAGAGATTTCTTGACGCATCCAGTGAGCCCCCGTGTTGGGGGAATCCGGATGCATATAGACCCGATTTCCTAGAGAAAGAGACAAGTTGTTTACATGTGCCCGGGGCACTGCCCAGTCCCAACTCCTCACCacgcaggacacacacacacacacagacacacaccccttATTCCACTGTAAGGCCCATTAGCTGGGGCTTTTTTAAGGCCGCGCTTTCTTCCTATTAACTGGGAATGATTAAAATAGCTTTTGCATAATCCTCCCCCTTCCCGTCGCTCAGTCTCTCCCCCATCCTCCTAGTTTCCTTTTAGAAGTCATTGGCCGATCGTTTTAAAAGTCGCTCGAGCCAGTCCACAAAGGCTTTAATTAATCATTCTCACCTAAATAAGTGTCAGGAAGacgtgttaattggaaggacttgCCTTGCACATTGGTGTCCGCTTTGCCGCAAGGAACCCATTTGCCTCCTTGAAACCTCCAGTGATTGGGATCCGCCAAAATCACATCCACAAAAATATTGTAATGAGCCGTGGGATCGAGACCAGAAAtgttaaaacttaaaaaaggaaacatgCGCCTATTTAAATTAGGGAGGGGGGAGAcaacaaggggggaaaaaaaacataaatgttaAAGATTAAATGCAAGAAGCGCGGCGCCAGATAGCAAAGCAAAACTTATTCTCTCAGCATCGATGAGCGAACGTTTGCTGGATTGGAAAAAGGGTggtgggggagaaaaagaagagggacTGAAGTCTGGGAGATCGGCGAATGAACTGGAATGGGGAGTCGGCAGGTATCACTGCCCAGGTGGAAAGCGAGGTTGGCGACCCGAATCTCCACCTGTCGGTGTATCGGGCATTGATGCGTCCCTCCCATCTCCCGGCCACAGGCCAGggctctccccctctctctctctcctttctccggCCACTGACTGGCTCTCCGACCACCTTTCTAGAGCGGGgaaacccaccccaccccaccccccgccccgctccccaACATCACCGCGGTGGTTATACCTTCCACTTTCCGTTTTTCCAACACCAGCCAACTCTAGGACGCGCCAGAGCGCCTTCCACTCCGCTCCCGACCCCAAATCGTCGCTGCCGCGGCGGTCACAGCCCGGGTACACATGCCCCCCGGCCGCGCCTGGAGCAGCGGCAGCCAAGAATGTAGCATTACCTTCCCTGTTTGGTGATGATCATCTCCGTTTGGTGCCGGTGAAATTTCAGCCAAAGGGGCCTGTTGCAGAGGTACACCTGCGCCTTGCCGGGCACCAGCCCGGGCTGTGCGGAGGAGAACTGGTAGAACGGGGCTCCCTGGTAGGAGTGGCCGTACTGCTGCGGGTAGGGGTAGCCGGCGGTGGGGTAGCCCTGCGGTGAGGAGTTGGACAGGAGGCTGTTGTAGGCTCCGTTGGTGATGACCGGGTGGTGGGCCATGTAGCGGCTGGGGCTGCCGATGGAGAAGGCGGGGTGAGCCGGTCCGTGCTGGCCGGGGTACGGGAACATGGCACTGGGAGCAGTGGTCGCGGACTGTGGCTGGCTGGACTGAGACAGGAGGTAGCGATCCGCAGCAGAGCCATCGAAACTGTGACGAAGCTCAGAGACCCCGTCCAAGACAGGAGAGAGTTTACTTCTCTGGACGTCCCCTGGTGAGTCCTTGGAGTCAGGAAAATTGTCTGTATCTGACTGATTCGTCATCCCCCTGGTAATTTTTTTCAAAGGTGAACTTCTCTCCAGGTTGTCAGTGGTCGAGATAATGGGATGATCGTGCAAGACAAGCTCAGATCCGCCTGAATGTGGGTAGCTGCTGCTCACATTGAGAAATTTCTTGGAGAGCATGATAGAAGGAGAAAGGCAGTGCTCCAGCTGCATAGCTCTAGAACCTGAACACGCGCCCTCCTGTCCCTGGTTTTTAAAGTCCTATTTATCATAAACTAGAAATCCACAGACCCCCTCACTAGACAGAAAGCACTTCAACCAGCAAATGCTTCTCAAAGgtttgatttactttttttttttttccctgggagAAGAGATTGGCCAATTGACACTATGCAGCAATCAGAAAAGGCTCACTTTTGATCTTGCTGCTTGTGCAGCCGATGAAACGGCTCCTGCCATTGGTTAACTGCTGACAGTAATTTAATTAGATAGACATTAATTAGGATAATCACCTGGCTCCTGGTCGCAGCGATCATGGCAAATTGAAGGGGATGATTTTATTGTTGGTTTAGGGGGGTGGGGAATGTGTGTTGGTTTTACGTGAGCACTGTTTTGTCACCTTTAAGCTTTGTGACCACTGCTTTAGGAAGATTCAAAGATGTGCAATTTACTAAACATTTCCTAcctaccccctccccctcctttggAGCTGAGGGGCGGAGGAGGGAATTCGACGATGCTAGGAGACTTTTCGGATCTGAATGAGCCAAATATTCAGTTGAATGTAACGATTTCAAGTGCAAAGTATACAAAGCGCGAGCCGGTGGCCTCTTCTCGCCCTGTAAAAGTTCCAGAGTCTGTCTTTTCCAGTTAATACAGAAGCACAAGACACCTGAGCTAGTCCTTTGTGATCAGGTCCTGCGTGTCCTCAGCGAACACCCCCACCAACGCACACCCTTTTAACTccatacagaaataaataaatcactgcTACTGAGCGCCACAGCCATGAAAGTGAGCGGCAAGGGGGAGTCGTGGGGGAGAAAAGCAAGCAATTCAGCCACCCCATCCACCCACCACGGGAAGATTCAGTTTCTTGGTTGAGCACAGAAACAGTGACAATCAATGATCtcctttttaagttttgaaataatCATAAGCTGTCGGGTTGAAGTGCCTTAATGTATTTGCAGTGATGTTTACGAGGtctttcctaaatatttaatCAGCGAGCTTGGTCGCAGATTATCTGAAGAGCATCTAACTGGGGGCAGGCGCCATGCATCCCTCACGTCCCACTGCACTTCCTTCTCTCCGAGGTACGGCCTTGGCGACAGGTTCAAAAGCCTCGCCAGGAAAAGAGAGGGCCGAGTCCTCGCGCAAATGGGTTCGCTAGAAGCGCTGATCTGGGGAGACAGAGTGGAAGCGGTGTCAACGCAGTGATCTTTATGGAagacgcgtgtgtgtgtgtgtgtgtgtgtgtgtgtgtgtgtgtgtgtaatgtttaTATAATCTGGAGGGGAGAAAAAGAATCCAtgccaataattttaaaatgagaaagaatttaAAGAGGGATAGAGAAAAGAACCAGTTTAAAAGGATGCTGGCACAAATAGATGGCACGAGGCAAGCAACCCCGAGGTGTAAGAAGAGATCTCCTGATACTGGCTCCACAGAGCAACTCAGTCTCCGCCCGAAACGGAGCGCCAAGAGCAGCAGAGGGTTCACCGCCCAAAGCTGCTTCGCGTGGCCGGCACCCGCCAGCCTGCCCTCCTGTGGCTTTCCCGGGACGGCCGAGCCGCGCGGGAACCAGGAGGAGGAGCTCAGCGCCAGAGCTCGGCTCGGCCCCGCGAGCTGGCTGGCGGGCCGGCTCCACGCGGGGCACCGCGGGGGCCGGCGGCGGGAGAAGCCACCCCCGCGCTCGGCGCTCGGCCCTAGGCCAGCCGCCTTGCTCCGGCTCCATTGTCTAAGGTCTCTAAGCGGCCCGAGAGTAGGTTCCCCAGCACTCTGGCGATCGCGAGGGGGACCCGCCCGGATACCCGGGGAGCGCGGCGGCTGGCGCGTACCCCAGGGGGACACACTCTTTCCGTGCCGGAGGCTCGGCCTGGGCGCCTCCGCCCGGTGGAGCTCGTGCCTTCCTCCCAGAGTGTATCTGCCTTCCCCTCGCCCCCGCCGCTCCCGgagggaaagggcacccgggacACTGGGTGGGTCCTGCGCTTGATAGCGAGGGGTTGCCAGACGCGACCTGTGCCTATGCGGGCGCATTTGGAGAGCGCCGCCTGGGTGGGCCCAGCGGTCAGCGTCCAGACCGGACTGCGCCCCCGTGGCGGTTCGGGCGCCTCGGCCGCCGTGGGCATCAGCTGTGGCCTCCACCACGGCGCCGCAAGCAAGGTCCGATGCGGGCGGCCCAGGGCTGGAAGGGTTGATGACCAGATGTCCCAGACTCAAGCCGAGATAGTTTTCTAGGAGAAAAATACAGCCAGAccccattttcctttaaaaagcttCATAAACAAGCAGGGGCTTAATTACTAAGGtgttgggaggtgggggaaggaacCGTGGCTATGACATTattgatgctttttttcccccctcttacCTCTATCGCCATTTCTCCTGAGAGCCTTTTGCCCTGTTTTGCCTACTGTTGCTTTCTCCTTTCATTAACTTCTTTGTCCCCGAATGCctttctttccactgtttccaagGTTGCCCACCTCTCACTCCCTCAGTGGGACAGAGCCTTAAGTGTGTAGCAAAAAAGGAGAGACTCTACCTGGGCTcttaatcaggtttttttttattcctagtaCCCTGagttggcttttttaaaaaatgaagaatgcgAAAATGACATGTTAAAGTTCAGAAGAGGGAGAGTGCACCTTTCTCGGTTTTTAAGGCATTGGATTAGAAGATAAAACAGGAACACTCACTCAGATAATCAGGACTGCATTCAGTGATTCCTCAATACAGGTTTATGCCTTTAATATGCATAATCAAGAAGGAAAACTAAGGTTTTTCTCAGGACCAGCACATCTGCTCTTGCCTCATACTTCTGTAGAGCTGGGCTTCTCGAACTTTAAAAGTTGCATACGATCCACACCAGGATTcttgattctgattcagtaggtctgtaTGTATGATGAGCTCCCAGAAGACCCAGGTGCTCCCGGTCCAAGCAGATCACACTGAATAGTAAGGCTGGAGTTTTTGATGCCCCCATACTAGTCTAAGAGGAAAGCAGGACATCTGAGGCAAGTTTTGGTTCTAGCGCAGCAAAATCCATAAATGTGCTCATAtaagcacacatgtacacacacacacctgaagtGGCTTATAGAGCTTGTGGTTAAGTAAGTTGTTTCAACGCCTGCTTAGGCtatcaggctgctgctgctgctaaaacAGATGTGCATTCCAAGACAAAGGTGTTCACAAAGCCTCTTTGGGCATCCTCCTTTTGATGGACTCCAAATCTATAAAAAGTTAGGGTTTTTTCTAGAAGGGATTTTGGTAAGGTTTTGAAATTGGGACTGTCTCCAACATGAATCAAGTGGGAGAACATGGTATGTGACTGTGGGAAGTCCAGGAAGATGAAGTGACCAAGAACAAAAGGCAGGCCTTGTATAATAAGCCTTCTCAGTCATTTTATTCACTTAGGAGCTGTTTTTCAGGGGGGActtaagtgaaagagaaagaaaaaaaagtttccaatGGAATGTTGAGAACAGCCCCTCGATTACTGAGACCTTCTTCTGAGGGCATATTGTACCATAAAAATCTTTACTAGCTTTCATGAACAGTATCTGTGAAAGAAGTCACAGAACCTTATTTATGTATGGGGGAAAATcatgtatgaaaaaaaaacccagcttgCACACGAGTTTAAAGCAGGCAAAAGGAAAACTTCTACTAACTTCAACTCTTATATTTTAATTGTAAATGGTTAGCTGTTATAATCCCAACAATTAATACATATTACATGTCCTACATAAAATATACCATCACtgtctttaaaagaagaaaccaCAGGACAATCAAGAAATGCTCAAAACACCTCTTATTCCACCAAAAATGAGACTGTGAAACATACTGGGATTTTAAGCCATTTCCACTTAAGTTTCTAGCAACTTATCATTAGGCTACCAAGGAAAGCCTAGGATTATTCAAATGGGACAGTAATTTGGTTCATCATATTATTCATACCACCTCCAGCAGAGGCTAAGTCTCAGTTCTAAATCCCCAAGTAAACGCCCTTTAATGAAGCCTTAGAAACATTTTTAGCGTATTTTCACAAAGGGAGAGACAGAATGAAATGTTATTTGTCTCCACCCTTTTTGCACACTTCTTGGAGCACCTGGTGAGGTGATGCCCCATGAATGAGCACTAATGAGAACAATCACTTATCAAGTCAGAAACTGGTTGCAATCTCTCTGCAAACTGCCATTGGTCAAAGTTTTGTCTTTATCAGGAAACTGGGTCCATCTCAGTTAATTTGAGATGAGAGAGAACAATGACAAACTTATTGCTTATGTACCCAAGATATTAAATTCACATGATGGCttcatttctccttttgctttgaAGACATTACACACCTTCTACAGCTGTCTCAGCTAAAGTCTAGCGAAGTATGCAGCAGGCAACTAACTCCCAGACAATCTCAACAATGTTGGTGGAATGtaccctttaaaaagaaaatcacagaagtCTAAATTTAAATTGCCTCCCTTTTCTTCTTGTATTACTTATCTGAAATACTGGAAGTATAATGTGTtaacaagatattgagtatacaATATTAACTTGTGACAAATACTTTTAATATGTCAACATTTTTCTGGGTTACTCACTTATGAGGTAGCCACTCATTAATGGCAGTCATTTTACCTTTGTGAAGTTTTGTTAGCATACTGATATTTTGTGTTATCTTAAATTGCAAAGGGAAACGTATCTTTGTGTGAGATATCTAGAGCACTGTCAAATGTTATTCTGTCAATTCCACCCAGTGCCAAAAAGACCTCAGGAGACATAGattgtaaatgtattttattttgtaagcaacaatcaaaatatatttgtgttactgatttcttcaaatattaaacGGGATCTTAACAAAATTTGTCCACTTTGATGTATTCTTATACAACTTTGGAATCTGCAAAGACCCTGactaaagaaacagaagtaatTGCACAAAGGAGACTGAAGGTGTTACAGTGCTGCAAATGATGCCAGATGTCTTACTGTTAACCAAACACACCTTCGGAGGTCCCTTGATTTTCAGCATCAGGAACAACAGAGGACTATACACTGAAAGTATCACTAAAAGCTTTTTCCATTACTTTATTTAAATACAACAGTATCCAACATAGCTGCTAAACACTGGACAATATTTGAAGTCATAAGTACATCCACATGTTCCTCCAAATGACGTTTGGGGTcctagaagaaaaaaggaagaaggaaaggaaaaaaaaaaagacaagaaccaTATTACTGGTAGATGAAttgcttagattttttttcagtagcTGATGAAATCGGTAAAGAAAGCCAaacttaaatgtatatatatatattttaaaattttcttttcctaatatGCTATTACATTTTCAGGATTACTAAATCTGTTAAAATGTTAAGGAgctgataaaataaatgaaaggctgATTTACACAATGTTATGATTGCAGCAGAAATTATAAAGAGTCACAAGGAATTCTATACAGTTTGAAATCATCTGATAAAAAATATTAAgagtattttatatgtatgtataagctTGATTATAGGTGTGTATTTTCTGCCATTCACATATATTCAATGTCTGAGAGGGTACTTTGC
This DNA window, taken from Cervus elaphus chromosome 33, mCerEla1.1, whole genome shotgun sequence, encodes the following:
- the TBR1 gene encoding T-box brain protein 1, with the protein product MQLEHCLSPSIMLSKKFLNVSSSYPHSGGSELVLHDHPIISTTDNLERSSPLKKITRGMTNQSDTDNFPDSKDSPGDVQRSKLSPVLDGVSELRHSFDGSAADRYLLSQSSQPQSATTAPSAMFPYPGQHGPAHPAFSIGSPSRYMAHHPVITNGAYNSLLSNSSPQGYPTAGYPYPQQYGHSYQGAPFYQFSSAQPGLVPGKAQVYLCNRPLWLKFHRHQTEMIITKQGRRMFPFLSFNISGLDPTAHYNIFVDVILADPNHWRFQGGKWVPCGKADTNVQGNRVYMHPDSPNTGAHWMRQEISFGKLKLTNNKGASNNNGQMVVLQSLHKYQPRLHVVEVNEDGTEDTSQPGRVQTFTFPETQFIAVTAYQNTDITQLKIDHNPFAKGFRDNYDTIYTGCDMDRLTPSPNDSPRSQIVPGARYAMAGSFLQDQFVSNYAKARFHPGAGAGPGPGTDRSVPHTNGLLSPQQAEDPGAPSPQRWFVTPANNRLDFAASAYDTATDFAGNAATLLSYAAAGVKALPLQAAGCTGRPLGYYADPSGWGARSPPQYCGAKSGSVLPCWPNSAAAAARMAGANPYLGEEAEGLAAERSPLPPGAAEDAKPKDLSDSSWIETPSSIKSIDSSDSGIYEQAKRRRISPADTPVSESSSPLKSEVLAQRDCEKNCAKDIGGYYGFYSHS